CGGCCACCTTCCGTCACGCTACTATTTCCCATTTTCACCTATATCAAACACTTATGTGTTGAATGTGGCGCGTCTGAGTCGGCTTATAACTCCGGTGCAAATTCAAAAAACGTCAAGCCCTGTGAAAGTGACCGAAAGCACAGAACACCGAACGGCTAAATTTTAGGAGCTTGATTTCAGCGAATTCCGACAATGGATAGACCATACGGATTAAGTACATCGCAGCTCAAGAGAAATATCGGAACCTGACACAACTGTAATATTGGCCTAAGCTGCCTGACAGGGAATCAGTCTTATAGTCCTATTGAGCCTTAAGCTCTTCCCTGAGCATCAACAACTTTGTTGTGGATTCAGGGGCTACCATCTATCAGAGGAAACCCAAATGAACCCTATCAAAACCTTGTTCGTCATCGCTGCTCTGACCGTATCTTCTTTTGCTATGGCTGAAGGCGGAGGTGACCGCACTTTCGAACGTATGGAAGCGGCCAGGAGTAACTCGATGGAATCGTACCAAGTAGCCCAAACGAAAAATTCCCAGCCTCCTGTCGCGGAAAGCAAAGCCAGGGCGATGGACCACAAAAATTGCTAAATATTTGAGCTACGCTCACAAGCTGACAGAAATGTAATCACTGTGGTGGTTTAAATGTGGCAATTTCTGAGCTCGCTTACCGTTTGAGTTCGTCTTTTGTAACGGTGAGTGAGTCTCATCCAGACAATTCATTTGTTGTTTCGCGCGGCTTCCCTTTTGACTGATTGGACATAACGGCATGCACTCCAAAACCTCTAGGCGGACATTCGTGAAAGGCTTGGCCGCTGGTGGCATTCTCGGCGGCCTTGGCCTTTGGCGCACTCCTGTATGGGCGGTGACAAGTCCTGGTATGCCGAGCGTACTCTCCGGTAACGAATTTGATCTGTTTATTGGTGAAAGCCCTGTAAACATCACAGGCTCGCCTCGCACAGCTATGACCATCAACGGATCATTGCCCGGACCGTTGCTGCGTTGGCGTGAGGGTGAGACCGTCACTCTGCGTGTAAAAAACCGTCTAGACCAAGACACATCAATCCATTGGCACGGGATCATCTTACCCGCCAACATGGACGGTGTGCCTGGCTTGAGCTTCCATGGCATCGCACCCGATGGCATGTACGAATACAAATTCAAGCTTCATCAGAACGGAACCTACTGGTATCACAGCCACTCGGGTTTGCAGGAGCAGGCAGGCGTTTACGGTCCAATCGTCATCGATTCGAAAGAACCTGAACCGTTTCAATACGATCGCGACTACGTGGTGATGTTGACTGACTGGACCGACGAAGATCCCAGCCACGTTATGGCGAAACTCAAGAAACAATCGGGCTATTACAACCATCACAAGCGCACCGTCGGAGACTTCATAGACGATGTCAGCAGCAAAGGTTGGTCTTCGACGGTAGCAGATCGAAAGATGTGGGCTGAGATGAACATGAGTCCTACTGACCTCGGCGATGTCAGCGCGGATACCTATACCTATCTCATGAATGGCCAGGCACCCAACGGTAACTGGACTGGTATTTTCAAACCGGGCGAGAAACTCCGTCTGCGCTTTATCAACGGCTCGGCCATGAGCTATTTCGACGTCCGCATTCCTGGGTTGAAGATGACCGTGGTTGCCGCAGACGGTCAACATGTCAAGCCGGTGAGCGTCGACGAGTTTCGTATTGCGGTAGCTGAAACATATGACGTTATTGTGGAGACTGCTACTGATGAGGCGTACACCATCTTCGCTCAGTCTATGGATCGCACAGGTTACGCTAGCGGAACACTTGCAGTGCGTGACGGCCTAAAGGCACCGATACCTGCAATTGACCCACGTCCTATAGTAACTATGGATGACATGGGGATGGGCGGTATGGCTGGTATGGACCATGGCAGCTCGGGTGGAATGGGCGGCGGCGACATGGCCGGCATGGACCACAGCAAGATGGCAGGGATGAACCAAGGTGACATGACCGGGATGACCGGCATGGACAGCGGTGACATGACTAACATGGCTGGTATGGATCACAGCAAGATGGCTGGCATGGACAAAGGCGACATGTCCAACATGGCTGGCATGGACCACAGCAAGATGGCAGGAATGGGCAGTGGTGATATGTCAGGGATGGCTGGCATGGGAGGTATGGGTGGAGGAATGCAGACTCACCCAGCCTCTGAAACCAACAATCCCTTGGTTGACATGCAAGCCATGAGTCCAACGCCAAAGCTGAACGATCCTGGCATAGGCTTGCGGAACAATGGTCGTCGAGTGCTCACTTACTCCGACTTGAAAAGCACTTTCCAAGATCCTGACGGCCGCGAGCCAAATCGCACCATCGAGCTTCACCTGACCGGTCACATGGAGAAGTTTTCGTGGTCGTTCAACGGCATCAAATTCTCTGACGCCGAACCACTGCGCCTGAAGTATGGCGAGCGTCTGCGCATCACCTTGGTGAACGACACCATGATGACCCACCCCATCCACCTTCACGGCATGTGGAGTGACCTCGAGGATGAGAACGGCAAGTTCATGGTGCGCAAGCACACGATTGATATGCCACCAGGTACCAAACGCAGCTATCGAGTCACCGCTGATGCCTTAGGCCGCTGGGCATATCACTGCCACCTGCTTTTCCATATGGAAATGGGCATGTTCCGTGAAGTACGGGTTGATGAGTAAAGGAGACGATCTGTGAGCACATACCTAAATCGTAATTCCCTCGTGGATTGCCTCTTTGCCGCTGTCCTGCTGAGTGGACTCTCGTCCACGGTGCTGGCAGAGGAAAATGGCAGCGATCATTCAACCACTGTTCCTGCTACAGCAACGGACAAGCCAGCAGCGGCAAACGATTCGAAGCTAGATCACGGGTCAATGGACCATAGCAAGATGAGCCATGAGTCGATGGATCATGACCAAAAAACCAAAAAGGCAGATTGAGATCATGACCAGTAAGTTTTTACGCCCAACGCTGATGGCACTTGCAGTCTCCACCGGTCCAGCATTCTTTTTTATGGCTCAAGCCGCTGAAGAGATGGATCCGTCGATGGCGATGCCATCAAGTGCGGACGCAAAGCCATCAATTGCACAAAAATCCAAACCAGCCAAAGCGAAAGATGCCGCGATGGATCACTCCAAGATGGACCACGGCTCAATGGGAGCCATGGACCATAGCAAGATGGGGGCGATGGATCACAGCAAGATGAGCATGGATAACGGGCAAATGGACGGTATGGAAAGCATGGATGGAGGGGCGACTACCACAAGCCGAACCCCGATCCCCGTACTTACCGACGCTGACCGGGCCGCCGCTTTTCCAGACGTACCAGGCCATGGTGTGCACGATAAAAAAATTAACTCGTTCATCCTCCTGGATAAATTTGAGTACCAAGACGCTGACAACGGCAGTGCGCTGGCTTGGGATGCAAAAGGGTGGATCGGCGGTGACGTCGACCGCCTCTGGTTGCGTTCGGAAGGCGAACGTACAAATGGCGTAACCGAAAACGCTGAACTTCAGGCTCTGTGGGGACACGCCATCGGTCCATGGTGGGATGTCGTCACCGGTATTCGACAAGATTTCAAACCCGGGTCACCTCAAACCTGGGGAGCGCTCGGTATTCAGGGCATGGCCCTCTATAACTTTGAAGCTGAAGCGACTGCTTATATTGGTGAGAACGGTCAAACCGCTGCTCGATTTGAAGGCGATTACGACATCCTGTTGACCAATCGCCTGATCTTGCAGCCGACCGCCGAAGTAAACTTGTACGGAAAAAATGATCCTCAGCGCGGCATAGGATCTGGATTGGCCAACACCGAACTAGGCCTGCGGTTGCGCTACGAAATTACTCGTCAATTCGCCCCCTACATTGGTGTTAGCTGGAATCGCTCATACGGTAAGACGGCTGACCTGGCCAGCGATGATGGGGAAAAAACAAACGAGGCCCGATTTGTAGCTGGTATTCGGATGTGGTTCTAAGCGATTTGATCACTAGCCCTACGAATTCTAATGATCGGGGAGTTAGCTCCCCGACTCTAGAGTAGATCCTTCAATGTAACCTTTGCAGCGGCATGAACGCTTGAGTGGGGTTCTATTGCTTCGTAGAACATCTCGCCGTCTCCAAGGGAAAAGGAAATATTCATGACAGGTAGCTTCCGACTTTCAAGTCGATCTCTGCGTATCGCAACATTCGCCGCGCTGTTCATTGGCTCAACGGCTCAAGCGGCGCAGGCCCTCACCATCGATGTGCATCGTGATGCAAACTGCGGATGTTGCAAAAAATGGATTCAGCATCTTGAGGCCAATGGCTTCACCGTCATCGATCATGAAGAAACCAACATGAGTGCTCTCAAACAAGATCTGGGTGTCGCTCCACGACTCTCGTCTTGTCACACCGCGATGATCAACGGGAAGTTTGTTGAAGGCCACGTGCCAGCTGAGCAAATAATTGCGATGAGTAAACGCGACGACCTTCTCGGGATCGCTGCTCCCGGCATGCCACCTGGTTCTCCAGGAATGGAAGTCGACGGAGTGCATGAGGCCTACCAGATAATCGGCCTGACCAAAGCTGGCACAGATCAGGTCATTGCTGAGTACCCTCAAAACTAATCCCACCCCATCCCTCCCGTCACAGCATGGTCAGCGTTCATGACCATGCAGCGGGACATGCTCCTTCGATTTCATTCTCAAGCCATGGCTAAAGACGATCAACAGCCGTCGTAAAGGCATGCTTGTGCCTAATCAGACAACCCCGAACCGCAGTCCTCAATAACAATTTGAGATGACCCTATCCTCAGCATGCTGACAAGCACTGCGCAGCTGATCGCGATAGTGTTAAGTTCGGAGATGGCGTTGCCCCCCTCAGCTTGCCTTCCTGAATCAGGACATCTGTCTCGGCTGAAACAGTAGAAAACGTAAATGACGGTGGCTTAAGAGTTCTTTTTTTGAAGGCTCTTCAGACGCAGGGTCGCGCGTTGTACAGCGGCCATTTTTTCTGGACGCTTCATTCGTTTCCATTTTCTGATGTCTTCCTTGGTGCGACCGCAGCTAACGCACAGTTCGCTGTTCAGCTGGCAAACAGAAATACAGGGATTTTCGATGTCCTTGGCCATTGTTCAATTCCTCGTCGAACTTATGCGTGCTGCGGGTTCATTGCTAAGCCAGAACAGCGATCTGATCAGGTGAGTCAGCACCCAACTTCGTGCGGAACTCAACTGTCAGATGAGTGATCTCATGAACCGTCGCAAGCCGCTCTCGTATGTTTTCTGCATTGACTGCTGGGCTGCCCAGAACACTCACAATCGCGGCGCGGGCTTGCGGCCCCACCTGCCAGACATGAAGATCAATGATCGAAGCATCTCCCGGTCGCTCAACCAGTTCACGAATCTCTTCAGCGACATGATCATCTGTCTGGTCGAGCAATACACCCGAAGTCACCCTCATCAACGACCAAGCCCAGCGTGCAATCACAACGGCACCCACAATCCCCATTGCAGGGTCGAGCCATACCCAACCAAGGTATCGACCAGCAAGAAGGGCTGCGATGGCCAGAACCGAAGTCAGTGCATCTGCAATGACGTGAACGTATGCAGAGCGCAAATTATTGTCGTGACCATGCGCATGGTGAGACTCATCGTGGCCGTGGTCATGCCCATGGTGATGATCATGACCGCCAGACAGCAAAAGCGCGCTCACCACATTCACTGCTAGTCCGACAATTGCGATTAGAGTCGCTGTCCCGAATTGCACTTGAGTCGGTTGAAAGAGACGAAACAGCGACTCTCCAGCAATTCCCAAGGAAACCAGTCCCAAAATCAGAGCAGAAGCGAAGCCACCCAAGTCTCCCACCTTGCCAGTTCCAAAACTGTAGCGAGCACTTGAGGCATGTCTTTTCGCGTAAGCGTAAGCAGCTGCGGCTATGCCCAGTGCTCCTGCATGCGTTGCCATGTGAAAACCATCAGCAAGCAACGCCATTGAGCCAGTGAGATAACCTGCGGTGATTTCAGCAACCATCATTACGACGGTCAGGGCCACCACCCACAAGGTTCGCTTGGCGTTTTCTTCATGTGATTTCCCAAGGAACATATGGTCGTGGGAATACTCGGCGTACGAATTACTCATCTGGGCAAATCCTATTTGGAATAGCGGCGAATGGCTTCGAGCAGCTCGTCGACACCTTTCGCTCTTTCGTCGTTGCTGAGTGTCGGATTCGCGACGTGTTCACGAGCGTGGTCTTCGATAATTTCATCCATCAGCCCATTGATAGCGCCACGGGTAGAAGCGACCAAAAGCAGAGTTTTCGAGCAGTCATCATCAGAGTCGAGTGCTCGCTCAATCGCCTGGACTTGCCCAGCGATTCGCTTTACGCGCTTAAGAAGATTGTCTTTGCTTGATCTCATGTGACTCATACCATACCCCCCCTACCTATTAGAACAATATAATCACACGTTCCAATTGGCCATACAACCCAGGGAGGGAATCCATCCGACCAGCAGCGTTGCAGCATTTGAATGCTGCATTCGAAACATTCAGCACGTCGCCTCGCCGCGCAGTACCAATACAAGCCGTATGGGCGGCCCGGCACTTCAATAATTCGATAGATGGCGTAGCGCCTATCTCTTGAGCTGCCTAGGTCAATGGTTTAGGATCGAACCACATCCCCCCTGGGAGGATGCAGCAATCAACAGAGACGAAACCAGCTGATTGCGTCTCTTCGTGGAAAGTTCGGTAACCACATGGTTACGCACTTCGCTATTTGAGATATTTCATGCTGAAAATCCTAGCCAACCGTACCTACCGTCACCTCTTCTTGGCTCAAGTGATTGCGCTCATTGGGACGGGTCTTGCCACTGTTGCATTAGGCCTATTAGCGTTCGACCTTGCAGGTGCCAATGCGGGCGCTGTGCTCGGTACGGCGTTGGCGATCAAAATGACGGCCTACATTGGCGTTGCGCCAATCGCAGCCGCTTTTGCAGAGCGTTTACCCCGTCGGGCAATGCTGGTCTCTCTGGATCTGGTGCGAGCACTGGTCGCACTGGCTCTTCCGTTTGTGACGGAAGTCTGGCAAATCTACGTGCTGATTTTCGTCCTTCAGTCCGCTTCGGCAGCGTTCACTCCGACGTTCCAGGCGACCATTCCAGACATACTGGTGGATGAAGACGACTACACCCGTGCCTTGTCGCTATCACGTCTGGCCTATGATCTTGAAAGTGTCGCGAGCCCGATGCTTGCCGCTGCACTGTTGACGGTGATCAGCTTCCATAGCCTGTTCGCCGGCACGGTCATTGGGTTCCTTGCCTCAGCGGCCCTAGTCGCCACAGTGCTGCTGCCTAAGGCGAAGCAGATACCACGACGCAGCATCTACGAACGAACCACCCGTGGCATGCGCATATTTCTGGCCACACCTCGCTTGCGAGGGCTGTTGGCTCTCAATCTTACGGTTGCGGCCGCCAGTGCTATGGTCATCGTCAATACGGTGGTGCTGGTGCAGTCGCGCTTCGCTCTGCCGCAGAGTTCTACGGCATTGGCGCTGGCCGCGTTTGGTGGCGGTTCCATGGTGGCGGCCCTGGTCTTGCCTCGACTGTTGAAAAATATCAAAGACCGAACGGCCATGTTGTTTGGTGGAGGAGTATTGCTCGCAGGCTTAGCAGTTGGCATCAACCTAACCACCTATAACTTCCTGCTACCGCTGTGGGTGGTGCTTGGGGTGGGCTACTCCTTGGCTCAAACCCCGAGCGGTCGACTGTTGCGTCGCTCGGCACATGCCGAAGATCGCCCAGCGTTGTTTGCCGCCCAATTTGCGCTATCCCATGCTTGCTGGTTGATTACCTACCCATTGGCGGGATGGTTGGGTGCGAACATCAGCCTCACTGCGTCGTTTGTTGGGCTCGCTGTCGTGGCAGGTAGTGCGCTGGTGGTCAGCATCGTGATCTGGCGTCCAGCTCATGACCAAGACTCTATCAAGCACACCCATGAGAATCTGCCGGGCGATCACACGCACGTCGACGGCCAGGAAGGTGCGGATCACGAACATCCATACGTGATCGATGATCAACATCGCCGATGGCCCAACAAATGATTGTAAGTTCCTAAGATTTGCTAAGGCTAGTTGTCGGACATTCAGACTAGGAGCCGTAGGGCTTGCAGAGCGGCAAGGTGCCCCGGATAGAACCAGTAGCCCCATTGCCCAACCGGCCAGATCTTGAAGGAGAAGGTCTGACGCAGAAGCCAAAGTCCGATCAACGGGGCCGCGAATGCGGTGCTCAAAGCCAGCATTGAATAGATTTCCAAGTCCAACGCCCTGGTTACGATGCTACTGCGGGTATTGCTCAACAGGCATAGAGCCGCTGGCAGCAACCAAAGAACGCCGGGGTTCTTTATTGCTACTAAGCCAGCCGCTGGAACAAGTGCACCGTAGAAGCCGTACATCAGAGGATCATCCAGCCCGTAGGCAACTGCGGCGGCCATCAACGCCATAGCGCTGCTTAACAGAGTGCGATGTTGCCACCCCCAGGCAATCACCAGCCCCAATGCCAGGGTAACCAACACATTGAATGATCCCGAGGTGCTGATGTAGCGATAAGGCACTTCTGAAATGGCGGCAAACAACAGCATCAGCGCAAGGTATCGACCATTCGCCACCGTCAGCAATTCGCCCGGTTTGGAGCGCGCTACGTTGGCCGCAATGGCGACACAGAACAGCGGAAAGGAAAGTCTCCCCGGAATGAACAGGTTGCTCATTTCCGGCCACACCAATCGTAAGTGGTCGATGACCATTGTGAGCATCGCCAGCCACTTGATCAGATCCAGGCTACTGCTTCGGCTCTTGAGTGGGGGGAGCGGGGTAGTATGAGCCGTCGTCATGCCCACCCCAGTGTGACGGCGGTCAGCACGAGATAACGCACGCCCTTGGCCAGGGTGACGATCAGAAGGAAACTCCAGAGTGGTTCGCGCAGGACTCCGGCGACTACCGTCAGCGGATCGCCAATGATGGGCACCCAGCTCAGCAACAGTGAACAGCGCCCGTAGCGCAGATAGGACTGCTGGGCTTTTTCTAACTTGCTCTCGCTCACTGGGAACCAGCCCTTATGACGGAATCGTTCAACAGAACGGCCCAGTACCCAGTTAAGTACAGAGCCAAGAACGTTGCCGAAAGTTGCGACCGCCAAAAGCGTTGAAGCAACGTATTGGTCGGAAAGCAACATCCCGACCAACACGGCTTCAGACTGCATGGGCAGTAACGTTGCGGCACCGAATGCCGCCAGGAACAGACCAACGTAGCTGGTGAGTTCAAACACTCGGACATCGCCTCATGCGTTCAGGCCGATCCAGCCATGAAAGCCGACGTACAGACCAACACCGATGATCAACACGCTGGACAGGTACGGTGCACGACGCGCAACGGTGCCCATCCAAGGCCAGCGATTGGAGGCCTGCTTGGCGCCAATAGCGGCGGCTGCACCGACGGTTACCAATGTGAGCGCCAGACCAATGCTGAAGCACAGGACGAGCACGCCACCCAAGGCGACTTCTTTGACCTGAAGGCAGAGCAGCAAAACGGTGATGGCCGCAGGGCAAGGAATGAGCCCCCCCGTCAACCCGAACATGATGATCTGTCCCGTGGTGACCTCACGGTTGGTAAAGCGCTTGCGGATATCGTTGGCATGGGCGCGCTCATGCGCATCCTGATAGCCATCAATCGACAACTCCAGGCCTTCCAGTTCGGAATGCGCGTGCCCGTGATCATGCTCTAGGTATTCCAGGTCATAATCATGGGAATGACCGGCATGGCCCAAGCTCAAGCGGGCACTGAATTCATGCGGTTCAGGGATATCGAGTGCCGACTCCAGGAAGTCTTCGCGCTCGACGAAAGAGAACGATTGAGTGCTGCCGTCCAGACGAGTAGTCATCAGGCGAACATCTGAGGCTGCCCAGGCGTGTCCGGTCAATGTCTTCAGGCGCCAGTGCGGTGGCACGCCTTCTTCGAAGATCGACAGCTCAACACGGCCATGGCCAGTATCAATTCGGTGGGTCTCATCATGATGACCATGGTCATGCTCGTCGTGGTGGTGATCATCACCTTGCTCGAACTTGAACATCTGCTCGCCACGCCAGGTACGCCACAGCATCCACAGCGCAATCACAATGATCAGGGCAGCAGACGCGAGTTGGAAATACGGCTCCGTGGTTTGAGCGTCCAAGCCTTTGCCCAGATACATGCCGCCAATGGCGACCAACCACACTACAGCGGTATGCGACAGCGTCGCGGCCAGGCCCAACAATACAGCCTGTTTTACCGAGCCACGAATGGCCACGATAAAGGCCGCCATCATGGTTTTTGAGTGGCCAGGTTCCAGGCCGTGCAAGGCTCCGAGCAGAATGGCACTCGGAAAGTATAGCCAGGCGTGAGAGCCACCCTGTTGCAAGAGTTCAGCGAAGTTGGGCATGTCAGACCTAGAGGTACTTGGTGATTTGTTTGAAAGCTTCTAGCGGTGCACGCTCGCCATTGCCCAACGCCGAAACAGTGTCTTCCAGGCAGTGATCGATGTGATCCTGAATGAGCGTGCGCTTGGCTTGGCACACCGCTTTTTCAACAGCATGTAACTGCTGAGCAATGTCCACGCACTCACGACCCTCTTCGATCATCGTGATGATGCCGCGTAAATGGCCGTCCGCCCGCTTGAGCCGCTTGATGATTGCTTCATGACTTTGGTGGGTATGCGCATGGCTGTGTTCGTGTTCTTGCTCACTCATGACTTGAGCCTCAGGCCTCAATGAATTACGCTGGCATCCTATCCCCCCTAGGGGGATGCGGTCAAACGCATCAAAGCCCCACAAAACGAGTTGAAACCCGAACACTATGTTCAGCAGAACACTGACAATGACGGTGGTAATCGCACTTGCTCTCGCCATGTTTGTGGCTTGGGCAGGGCATACCTATACGTTGTCGGTGACATCGAAACAGCCAGCCTGGGAGATTGCACAAGACGCCCATCACTCCCATGAGCAGCAGGCAGAGATGTCGCGTGCGAGCTACTCGGATCACTACCACTCACCGTTGACCCCTGACCATCAGCACGAAACACCTCAGCTCACGTCCGCGTTAAGTTTGGCTGCACAGCCGAAGCTGTCTATACGAGTTGATGCGCGCCGATATTCCGTTCCTCGTCCGCCGATTTTCTTGATCGAGCGTCCACCCCGTCCCCCGTTCGCATCCTGACCATGGCCGCTCTGCGGCCTTTGATCCCTGCAACGTAGGATTGATCTATGCATTCGCACTCGATGAGCGGCGTTGTCGCATTCACTGCGCCATCGCACCGCCCGCTACTGCTGTTGTTTTTACTTGTCGCTACACTTTTCGTCGGGATGCCCGAGGCGATGGCTCACGCCGTCGCGGAAGGTGACAAGGGCTTCATCCAAGAAAGTTCCGGCGTCATGTTGCTGCCCTTCATCTACATGGGCGCCAAGCACATGATGACGGGCTACGACCACCTGCTGTTTCTGTTCGGGGTGATCTTCTTCCTCTATCGCCTGAAAGACGTGGGGCTCTACGTCACGCTGTTCGCTGTAGGGCACTCGGTCACGCTGCTGCTTGGCGTACTTACAGAGGTCAGCATCAGCTCGTACATCATCGACGCCATCATCGGCTTCTCGGTGGTGTACAAGGCGCTTGATAACCTGGATGCATTCCAGCGCTGGTTCGGTTTCCAACCCAACACCAAGGTGGCCACGCTGATCTTCGGCCTGCTCCATGGATTCGGGCTGGCCACTAAGATCCAGGAGTACGAAATCTCGCCTGATGGCCTGATTCCGAACTTGATCGCCTTCAACGTCGGCGTCGAGATCGGCCAATTGCTGGCCCTTAGCGCGATTCTCATTTTGATGGGGTATTGGCGGCGCACCGGCAGTTTCTGGCGTCACGCCTATACCGCCAACGTTGCCATGATGAGTGCCGGTTTCCTGCTGATGGGTTACCAGATCACCGGCCTGTTTGTCTCCGCGTAAGGAATTCTGACCATGTTCAATACTCCGCTTCCCACTGTTAATGAATTGCCCAGCACTCGCAAACTGCTACGTTCGACTGTTCTTGCAATATTGGTTGCTGCGGGACTTCTGGTAACAGTCGTAATGCCCTCGGAATACGCCATTGATCCGACAGGTGTAGGCCGAACACTGGGCCTTACCCAGATGGGCGAATTGAAGATCATCCTTGCCCAAGAGGCTTTAGCGGACGCAGATCCGCCGCAAGCATCGGCTCCGGAGCCGGCTCCGCAAATTGCAGCAGTTAAACCCGAAGTGCAATCTGCGGTTCAACCTGTGGCGAAGTCCAATCTAGCCCTGAAAAAAGATCAACTAACCATCACGCTGAAGCCTGGTGAAGGGAAAGAAATCAAGCTGGAAGTGCTGAAAAACAGAACCGTCAACTATGAATGGACAACGGTTGGTGGGCCTGTGAACTACGACACCCATGGCGAGCCCTACAACGGTGAAAAGGGTTACTTCCACAGCTACAACAAGGGCAAGCAGGTCAAAAGTGATAAAGGTGAATTCATCGCTATTTTTGACGGCACCCATGGTTGGTTTTGGCGTAATCGCAGCAACAGCGACGTGACCATCTCACTGAGAACGGCCGGCGATTACTTGAGCATCAAACAGTAATCCGAAGCCGCGATGGCTGTTCTATTGCCGAAAATGCAGCGCTCAGCCTAGATAAAGACCATTTATCTCATCCATTTTTTGAAAAGTCATTCCATGAAAACCCCAGCAACGCTGATTCGTTCGATGCTCCTGATCTGCTTTCTTGGCCTGATGACCGCATGCGGTGGCGGTGAGAAAGGAACAACATCCGAGAGCGCTGAGCACGGACACTCACACGAGTAACACCCTGAATAAAACAAGGCCGCATTTGCGGCCTTGTTTGTTTCTATATCGCAACCTGCGTACCCAGTTCGATCAGTCGGTTCAGCGGCAAATTAAAGTATTTGAGGTTGCTGTTGACGTTCTTCAGTAAAAAAGTGAACAAGCTTTCTCGCCAACGAGCCATCCCCATACGCTTGATCGGGATAACCGTCACGCGGCTAAAGAAGTAGGTGGAATGCATCGTGCAGAAATCCAGCTCTTTCATGTGTCAGAGACTCAAGGCTGCGGCTACGTCACGC
This DNA window, taken from Pseudomonas fluorescens NCIMB 11764, encodes the following:
- a CDS encoding metal-sensing transcriptional repressor, yielding MSEQEHEHSHAHTHQSHEAIIKRLKRADGHLRGIITMIEEGRECVDIAQQLHAVEKAVCQAKRTLIQDHIDHCLEDTVSALGNGERAPLEAFKQITKYL
- a CDS encoding nickel/cobalt efflux protein RcnA, whose protein sequence is MPNFAELLQQGGSHAWLYFPSAILLGALHGLEPGHSKTMMAAFIVAIRGSVKQAVLLGLAATLSHTAVVWLVAIGGMYLGKGLDAQTTEPYFQLASAALIIVIALWMLWRTWRGEQMFKFEQGDDHHHDEHDHGHHDETHRIDTGHGRVELSIFEEGVPPHWRLKTLTGHAWAASDVRLMTTRLDGSTQSFSFVEREDFLESALDIPEPHEFSARLSLGHAGHSHDYDLEYLEHDHGHAHSELEGLELSIDGYQDAHERAHANDIRKRFTNREVTTGQIIMFGLTGGLIPCPAAITVLLLCLQVKEVALGGVLVLCFSIGLALTLVTVGAAAAIGAKQASNRWPWMGTVARRAPYLSSVLIIGVGLYVGFHGWIGLNA
- a CDS encoding TraX family protein, which encodes MTTAHTTPLPPLKSRSSSLDLIKWLAMLTMVIDHLRLVWPEMSNLFIPGRLSFPLFCVAIAANVARSKPGELLTVANGRYLALMLLFAAISEVPYRYISTSGSFNVLVTLALGLVIAWGWQHRTLLSSAMALMAAAVAYGLDDPLMYGFYGALVPAAGLVAIKNPGVLWLLPAALCLLSNTRSSIVTRALDLEIYSMLALSTAFAAPLIGLWLLRQTFSFKIWPVGQWGYWFYPGHLAALQALRLLV
- a CDS encoding YqaA family protein, producing MFELTSYVGLFLAAFGAATLLPMQSEAVLVGMLLSDQYVASTLLAVATFGNVLGSVLNWVLGRSVERFRHKGWFPVSESKLEKAQQSYLRYGRCSLLLSWVPIIGDPLTVVAGVLREPLWSFLLIVTLAKGVRYLVLTAVTLGWA
- a CDS encoding HupE/UreJ family protein, which translates into the protein MHSHSMSGVVAFTAPSHRPLLLLFLLVATLFVGMPEAMAHAVAEGDKGFIQESSGVMLLPFIYMGAKHMMTGYDHLLFLFGVIFFLYRLKDVGLYVTLFAVGHSVTLLLGVLTEVSISSYIIDAIIGFSVVYKALDNLDAFQRWFGFQPNTKVATLIFGLLHGFGLATKIQEYEISPDGLIPNLIAFNVGVEIGQLLALSAILILMGYWRRTGSFWRHAYTANVAMMSAGFLLMGYQITGLFVSA